In Mus caroli chromosome 9, CAROLI_EIJ_v1.1, whole genome shotgun sequence, a single window of DNA contains:
- the LOC110301209 gene encoding putative 60S ribosomal protein L37a yields the protein MAKHTKKAEIVGKYGTCGDASLWKMAKKIEISQHAKYICSFCGKTKMKRRAIGIWHCGFCMKQWLVGQTVAGGAWTCSFVSVVTVKSAIRRLKEQKDQ from the coding sequence ATGGCTAAACACACCAAGAAAGCTGAGATTGTCGGGAAATATGGGACCTGTGGTGATGCCTCCCTCTGGAAAATGGCgaagaaaattgaaatcagcCAGCATGCCAAGTACATTTGCTCCTTCTGTGGCAAGACCAAGATGAAGAGACGAGCCATTGGCATCTGGCACTGTGGTTTCTGCATGAAACAGTGGCTGGTGGGGCAAACAGTGGCTGGTGGGGCCTGGACCTGCAGCTTCGTTTCTGTAGTTACAGTAAAGTCGGCCATCAGAAGGTTGAAGGAACAGAAAGACCAGTAG